The Trachemys scripta elegans isolate TJP31775 chromosome 14, CAS_Tse_1.0, whole genome shotgun sequence genome segment ACATTATAAAGGTCCCAcgctcctcccctttcccagcaTGCGTTGCCAAGAGGAGAGTAACAGTCAGGCCTCCCTTTCCCTATTTAGTGGCTCCATCAGCCCCATGTGACTTTTCCCTCTACCTATGAAACCCATGGAAGTGTAATCAAATGGTAGCTATTACCTGCAGTCTTAAACTGAAGTTTGAGGCCTTCTTTGGTTGAGAGGTGTTCCTACCCCCAAgcttctccctggctgccccattTTATCCTCCAAAGAGCCCCTCTGTCAAGGGCCCCCGTGTGCTGAGTTGGCTGGAGGGGAGTTGTTACGGAGTAACGTGATGGTCTTCGCCCAGCATTGGTACAGTGCTCCTTGCCTGGGGTCCAGGACAGTGAGCTACGTGGGCCGGGATCCTGTAGGAGAGCATAATGTGCTGCTAGGAGTTCCTGGGGATGACTCAACATGTGGGTTAACATGGCCAGGAGTGCAAGTGACTGGATCACTGTGAGGTGGCAGGTAACTTCCTAGGTCATTTTCAGCCCTGCCAGGGGTCTCCTTGCTCCATCCTTTCACCAAGCCGTAAGAATCCCTTTGTAATCCAGCCTAGAACAGTAAAGTAAAAGTTCTCTGCTGCATTGTCTGGAGCTGTGATATGAGGGAAGGGGATTGAAGTGAATATTGCTTTCAGGTGTAATGAAGATATCAAATCTGGGCTCGTCATTCTGCTGGGCTATGTGAAGAGCCTGAAAGGCCTAGCCGGCATCCGTGACGCTGTGTGGGAGCTGCTCACCAGCGAGTCCATGAGCCAGAACTGGGACACTGTGTGTCATCGACTCTTGGACAAGCCCATCTCCTTCTGGGAGGACTTGCTGCGGCAGCTTTTCTTGGACAGGTTACAGGTGAGATGCTGTCAGGGGCTTCGCCAGGCTGACTTTGGCCGTGTTTAAGTGCTGTCTGCTTCCCTAgcctggcagtctcagcagagaacaGGTCATAAGGAGCACACGTTAGCTGGGTGCGGGGGAGGCTGGTGATGCATGGGGAAGCTTGCAGAGCTGCTCCCCTTGTGGTACTGTCTGTGGCAAGAGGTCTTTGCTCTCCAGGGCTGTCCACAGTACCTTTCAGCAGCCATAGAGGCACTCTTAAAATGGGTGCTGTGACAGACATTGAGACCTGAGAAAGGAAaattctcttttccagaccctGACGAAGGAAGGATTTGACTCCATCTCCAGCAGTTCGAAACAGCTTCTTATCTTAGCTCTACAGGAGCTTGAAGTCAAGTCCAGCACCTCCGCCCCCAGCAAGCACATCCAATTTGAACACAACATGGCTTTGTTTCTGTGGTCAGAGAGCCCCAGCGACATGCCTTCTGATGCTGCCTGGGTCAAcgtggcaaaccgcagccaatTTGCAAAGAGTGGCTTGTCCATGAAGGCCCAGGCTCTCACTCCCTGTGTGCAGAGCTTCTGTTCTGCCTTGGATACCAAACTGAAGGCCAAACTGGATGACCTTCTGTCCTACCTTCCCTCTGACTTTCCCACACCCAAGGAGATATTGGGCGTGCAGTCCAGGAGCTCTGCTTTTGATAGATACGCTGATGCTGGCATGGTAGAAGAGCTGCTCCGTGATCACTGCATTACCTGCATCCAGTACGTCTTGGGCTGTGTTAGAGAAGAGCTGCAGAGCGCTGAGGACAAGCTGAAAGGACACACAGACGCTCTGAACGATGCCAAACTTAATGCCGTCCTCTTCATGGCAAGACTTTGTCAGTCACTAGGTGAACTGTGTCCtcacctgaagcagtgcattctgggtAAATCAGGCAGCACAGAGAATGTAATGAGGGAGACTCGGTCTTCTAAAAAGCTGGGGAAAGGGAAAGCCCAGGAGTTGAATCCCATGCAGGCCAAGTGGCAGGAAGTGAAAGAACAATTCCTGCAACAGAGCCTCTTTGCATATCAGATTTGGAGCTCAGCTGTTATCAAAGTAAGTAGCCAGTTTTCTTTGGGCGCACTCCTTTCCTATTTAGGCTTCTCTTTCACAGCTGCCCACAGCCGCCGCTGCCCGTGTAACTTACTAGTTCTTCAGAGACTTTCCATTCATTAGAACACTGCCACTACTAGCGTTAGGGGACCTGGTCAATTTCCAGTCAATATGGCTCTGAAATAGTCACGCTCTGAGCTGCCCGATCCCCTGGGGGTGATGCTCTTAAAAACAATTGGAAAATACTTTGCCCACCTCAGTCTCCTCAGCAGATTCACTAAGTGAAAACCACAAGGGAGCTGTAAATAGACAGCCTGACCCCTCGCCCCTGCATTGGGCTGTTactgaatatttatatttttccccTCCAGGTCCTGGTTCACAGTTTCACCAAAACTTTGCTGCTAGATGCTGCTGGCTCCATCTTAGCTACAGCCACCAACTGGGAGGAAATTGAAATTCAGGAAGAGACAGAAACGGGAAGCAGCGTAACGTCGAAGATCCGACTCCCTGTACAGGTGTGAGCAATGTCCTctgggggaatggagggaaatAACCTTTCAAGAGGCCAAAAGCTAGTGGTAGCATTAATGTGTACGACTGCTGCCTTGGTAAATAGTCACTAAACCTGCATTTCACTATAGGAGGGTTCAGTGAATTCACTCCTATCTTATGAAATCTCCCTGCACTCAGGGTCACGTATCCAAGTCCTAGGCTGCAACTTGAAGACCTTAGGACTTCTGCCAAAGAATatgcatgcagtgttgtagctcTCTGAGTCTCAAGATAGTCTAGAGAAAGGGATCTTTTATTGAACtcacttctgttggtaagagacaaGGTTTTgcgcttacacagagctcctcttgaGGTCTGTCCTGTATGAGAAGGTGAATATAAATGTGCAGGGAGGGATAAGCCCCAGCCAACCCCTGGCCAACAGTCCCTCTCTTACTAAAAGTGGTCCCTAAAGTCCATGTTGCTGACTTGGTGCTATACCCAGAATGGCTGGTGTTCATATAACACTGTCACTACATCACCTGTACCCCAACTCTTTGGCTTTATTACTAATTATTTGCGGTACCTTTCATTGTGTGCTGGGTAACGCTTAAGgagaacagtccctgccctgagatgCTCCCAATGTAGAGAAAAGGTCAGGAAAGGAGAATTAAAGTAGGCAGCTTATAATGTACAAATCCATAAGATTCCTTAAAGGCAGTGCAGCAGAAGTGAGTTTAAGACCAACTCAAAGGTGGACAAGGATGAAGTGATCGGGTGCTGTAGGAAAGAAGGCAAGGAGATGATTGTATAAATCTGACAAACAGGTGGATGAGATTGGGCAGCAGTTGGGACAGGGATGGATAAGTAGGGAGAGAGAAAGCTATGTAGACTTTTGAAGGTGGTGACAAGCAGCTTAAACTTGATGCAATATTGGCTGGGAAGCCAATCGAGGGATTGAAGAACGGGAGGAGTTACGTGATCAGACAGGCAAGAAAGAGGAGTttagaagcagcagcattttgtaTAGACTGAAGGGagtggatgagagagagagattggggtGAAGAGGGAAGATACTGCAGTAAGCAACGCAGGCTATAATGAGGCCTGAACAAGAGACttggctgtggtgggggagagcaaagGACAGAAGTTTGAAGGAAGTAACATGATTTGGAATGATTTGCAAGTGTGGGGCAAGGGAAAAGGAGGAGTAAAAAATACCCATCGGATTGTAAGCCTGAGTGAGTGGGAGGATGGTGTGAACAGTGATAGAAAAAGAGGGAAGACAAGTTCAGTTTTTGTCTACATTCAATTTAAGATCTGTCTTAGTACAGTGATGGAAGCCAGATAAGTACTTATCTGAGCACCTTATAACCTCTAATGCATTTAACCACTTGATGCCTATGAGGACCTCGGACAAGTTGAGATGTGGGATTGGATAGGAAACAGGCCGGTGATAGAAGGAGATTTGTGAGTTATCAGCAATACAGATGATGGCTGAAACCATAAAGGGAAAGAGCAAAGGGAGAGCCCTGGGGAAACCCCACAGCCAGGGGAAGAGCTGGCCCCACCCAAAAACACAGAGGAGAAAGCCAGGAGAGGACAGTATCTCAAAACCCTGCTGAGAATAAGATGTCAGGAAGGAGAAGTTGAGCTGCAGCTCTAGGAGGAGGGTAGAGTAGAAGCCCTGAGGTTTGGCCAGGAAGAGGTAACTGAAGACCAAAATGAGACCAGTTTCAGTAGAGTGGAAAAAAGGTAAACGCCCATCTGGAAGGAACACAAGGCAGACCTGGAGGAGGGAAAATCAGTGCATTGGTTGTAGACTGCATATTTCCTGATCTTAGAGTGGAGGGGATGATAGCTGGAAAGGCAGATGGGGCTAACAGATGGTTTTGAATATAGTGGAGACCAGGACATGCTTCATGAGGGGAAAGGGCCAGAGGAGGATGAGGGGGAAAGGGTATGTACAGGGTCAATAAGAGTAAGGAGGTAGGACAGGATGGGAGCACTGGGGCAGAGTTCTGTGACGAGAGAAGGCAAGAGACCAAGGTTGGTGATGAGGAAGGAGGAGAAGATACCAGGAGAAACCCAGAATTCACATAACCTTTATCATTCCCCTTGATAATGCCAACATCCCATACAGAAAGGTCAGGAAAATATCAGCTTTCATTGGTGTGTGGggtgtttttctttcccccccaacAGCCATCCTGGTATGTTCAATGCCTCCTCTTCAGCTTGTGTCAAGAAGTCAATCGGGTTGGAGGTCACGCTCTGCCAAAGCGTACcttgcagctgctgctgaagaccTGCTTGGCAGAAGTGCTGGCTGGCTATGAGAAGCTTGTTGAAGAGAAGCAGGAGAAGGTATGCAGCTGGGATTTATGGTTGTACTAAAAAGGGTCTGCATGTGCAGTGACTATTATAGTCAGTCTTTCCTGCTGATCAGGGAACCCCAAAAATTCATCTCTGAGAAGCCCTcagaaatttaaatgttttatgggGCAGAGCCCTGGACTGGGATCCAGCTCGATGCGAAATCTCTACCCTCCAGTGCCTGTTTCCCCACCTGCAGTTATCATCCAAGCCTTCCTTTCATGGGTTTTGAGACTGTAAAGTGCTGTAAGCCCTTGAGAGCCTATGTAGGAAAGGGAAGTAGCTGCTTGCATGCTCCAGGGGCAATGCTCTAGTTCTTCCACCTGTCCGCCTGGATGGCCAGCAAAGGCCTTGGAAAGGGAAGCAGAGCTTTGTAAGGCCCTACTTTCCCATTAGTATGATGCTAATAGAGATGGCTGCAGTTCCAGGGGAGTCCTGGAGTTACTACAGTAATACAGACTAGACAGGAGATCTGTACATTCAATTTCTTAGAAACTGAAGTGAACGCTTTTTGTCCAATACATGTGTCAGAACATACTTAAGTCTTTTCTTCTGCTCCGGGAGATACTTGGCAGGACTGGTTTGGTCATTTCTGTTCCATGTTGCTTTGCTGACGTGTCCAGAAGCCTTTGGAACTGTTAGGGCAAAGACGTTCATGGCACTTCACAAACAAGGCAGTGTCTGCCCTGAGGCGCATACAATATGTGACAGGAGTGGCTGTGGCCTAGGATAGCTACCTGAACTGTTTGACTTAAGCCTGCTGTTTATTGGTCCGAGTATTTTGTTTGATCTGTCTTCGGAAAACTTTTGAAACAATTATTATAAAGGGAATGTTGAAACGTCCCCTTCTGCTTTCCTTGCAGAAAGAAGGCACGTTCCCAATGACTCAGAACAGGGCGCTGCAGTTGCTCTATGATCTACGTTATTTGAATACACTCCTAACAGCTAAGAGTGAGGAAGCAAAAACCAGCAAGAGCAAGCAGGACTCCAGGTACCGTGTACTGCCAGATTTCTAAGCCAAGCCTGAGAAAGGCTGTTCAGTCCCTGAAGCAAGTTCAGTCCAGTTCTGACACCCACGTCCTCACACGCAATCACAACCTTAAAGGCAGAAAGTGGCTCATTCAGCCTTACTCTGTGACAGAAGCCGCCTACAGAGAAGTGCGTCAGGGCAAGCTAGAAGCCTTGCAGGGCAGCATATGGGGCACTGGTATGTCTACCACTACCCGTCATGTTCCTGTCCCATGGAGGGGAAGTGTCAGTCTCCAGCACCTTTTCACCAACTCTTAAGTGCAGTCTAAAAATGTCAGAGTGGGATGAGGGTGGAGTACTGGAGCTGAGCCAGGCCAACCAGTCTCCTCTATGGGGGTTGCCCTGGTATCGCTAACAGACACCTCCAGAGAACTCTTCTGCCTGGTCATGGAACCAGTCTTGAAGAATCTTACTTTGAGAAATCACACACCTGTTAGCAACAGGTTTGTGAAGCAGAAGAGTAGGGAGCACAAATCCCACTCTCACACTTCAGAACAGATGGCTTACGCTCGAAGAGTGTCCTGTAAATAGGAATAGAAAAGTCTTCAAAATTACATTAGAGGACTTTCCTCTCTTTCCTGCTGCAGTTAAGTGTTGACACAGTAGGAGGCTACTCAAGTGCAAGTTTTTCCTCTGTCACAATGGACTGGGGAAGCCTTGTGAAACTGAAAACTGCTACTCCTCTGATCTGTGCCTCCTGCTTGTACTCCAGACAGGTCAGGTGAGCGGGGAGCAGCTCAGTTTCATGAGGGACCCCTGCAACAGCAATTTCCACTTGCCCCAGCATAAGCATTTGTCCACCTTGTAATCTACTTTTAAGATTTGTAATGGCATCTTTTTGGTCTTGGTGCAGGATTGAGACGGTGACAGACTTCTTAGAAGCCAACATTGATCCGTTTGACCTGGATGTTTTTACTCCACATTTAAATAGCAGCCTTAACCGCCTGGTGCAACGAACCTCTGTAAGTTCCGGGGACAGTAGTTCCCTGCAACAGAAGTCAATGGTGCAAAACCTGTTTGCTGCTTTATTCTACTGCAGTTATCAGGCAGGCTGATCGTTATGCAGTTCAACAGCAGCTACCTATTGGCCTGCACTCAGCATTGCGGATGGGATATTTGGAGCTAGGCATAGCTTTCGGAGCGAGTTCTCTATAGCATGATAGATCCGCACTCCTGCTCGGCGCTCTCCCTTCATAACTAAAAGGGAGTCCATAGAATCTGTGAAATACGAACTGCCACACAGCCAGCCCCAGATTCTGCTACCATAATAGCAGGCAGCTAGCTGAGGGcgtggtctacactaggaactccTCGGTATAACCACATCACTGAGGGGTGTGGAGCGATATAGTTAGTGCTGTTTTTCACAGGAGGTTGTCTcctatcaacctagctaccacctcgaggggaggtggagtacctacaccaacagaagcagctctccttttgccagaagctgggaatgggcgatatgggatggatcacttgatgattccctgttctgttcattccctctggggcacctggcattggccactgccggcagacaggacactgggctagatggacctttggtctgacctaggcTGGGTGTTATGTTCTTAGTGAAGAtgctgcagctacaccactgcAGCCGTGTAAGTTAGACAAGCCCTGACTAAAGGAAATGTGTTTAAGAGGATGAGGGGAGACAAGTCAGCTGCcttgaaatgcaaaaattaagcaTGTTTGGGGAAAGGATTCAGCATTATAAAAACAATTGTGTGTATTTGAGAGCTTCTGTATGCAGGCAGAGCCTTCTTGTTACTTGAGCAGTTGCGGTGTTACAGAATCCTCAACCACCAGAATTTAAAAATGGCACTTATTTCCTGTCTTCTAGGTCCTGTTTGGCTTACTCACTGGGGCAGAGAATCAGTATACCAATAGAAGCAATAATTTGAGCTCCCAGGAGCCTCACAATATCTTGCCATTAGCATCTAGTCAAATCAGGTAATTTGCTCATGATGCAGATATCACTTTCTTAGAAAGCGAAGTGGCTTGAACTGATACTTCAGTATGACTGAATGCATTTCCTTATTTCTCTTTAAGATTTGGACTTCTACCGCTTAGTATGTCAAGCTCTCGAAAGACTAAATCTGCTGTTAAAAACACAGAACATCAGACTCAGGTTGGTGAAGTTGTTATAAACCCTCCTACTCTTACCACAGATCCCTCCTGCATTCCCAGAGCAGAGAAGCAGCATTGTAAATAAGGGTTCCAGGCTTGCTgaggatactttaaaaaaaaaaaaaaaaaaatttaagtcagCAGTCCCTTGTAAGAGACAAGTACTCTTCTAACAGTCCCAAGTAtgactgcttttttaaaaaatactgtacaaATCCTAATCCTCACATTCGATTTGCAAGTAAGTAatcacccccaccccttttgttTTATTAACAGAAACTGATTAGCTCATTTTCCATAAGCGATTTGCCAAAAGCAAGTCTGGTAGCACAAAATTCCAGCCCTCTAGCCCCCAGCTGACAGATCATGGCAGGGTGGTGATTTAAGTTTATGCACTGAAGACTTAAAATTTAGCTTCTTCGTCTGTATTTAAGGGAAGTAGTAAGGAACGTTAAGGGATGCTGTCTAACTATTTTATAAACTTCATTCCAGTTTGACAACGACCCGTACTCCTGAAGAAATCTTGCTTGGGTATTTAAGCTTGTGTGCATTCTGAGTGGCTTGCTTTACCTACAACAGCAT includes the following:
- the COG1 gene encoding conserved oligomeric Golgi complex subunit 1 isoform X2, coding for MAAAAAAAGPGLPRGTEAAALFEAHTTVELREVERRLRAGIEQKREELRQMVGERYRDLIEAADTIAEMRLSAEHLLGAVRGLQRGAPGPRGAREGQGAQTMLHSQEKFYSTGAQIKLLLEIPEKIWSAMEASQYLRATHLYLLCCHLHSLLQLDSSSSRYSPILARFPILVRQVAAASHFRSTILHESKSLLKCQAVSDQAVAEALCSIMLLEDSSPRQALTDFLLARKSAVQQLLNQPHHGAGIKAQVCSLMDLLTTTLYQAHALFYTLPEGVPSDPSLPCSLLFSMLETTTGQDPGGKGIKVLKEEMKLSSWFKYLPPSIVEFQPTLRTLAHPISQDYLRDTLQKWINMCNEDIKSGLVILLGYVKSLKGLAGIRDAVWELLTSESMSQNWDTVCHRLLDKPISFWEDLLRQLFLDRLQTLTKEGFDSISSSSKQLLILALQELEVKSSTSAPSKHIQFEHNMALFLWSESPSDMPSDAAWVNVANRSQFAKSGLSMKAQALTPCVQSFCSALDTKLKAKLDDLLSYLPSDFPTPKEILGVQSRSSAFDRYADAGMVEELLRDHCITCIQYVLGCVREELQSAEDKLKGHTDALNDAKLNAVLFMARLCQSLGELCPHLKQCILGKSGSTENVMRETRSSKKLGKGKAQELNPMQAKWQEVKEQFLQQSLFAYQIWSSAVIKVLVHSFTKTLLLDAAGSILATATNWEEIEIQEETETGSSVTSKIRLPVQPSWYVQCLLFSLCQEVNRVGGHALPKRTLQLLLKTCLAEVLAGYEKLVEEKQEKKEGTFPMTQNRALQLLYDLRYLNTLLTAKSEEAKTSKSKQDSRIETVTDFLEANIDPFDLDVFTPHLNSSLNRLVQRTSVLFGLLTGAENQYTNRSNNLSSQEPHNILPLASSQIRFGLLPLSMSSSRKTKSAVKNTEHQTQFDNDPYS
- the COG1 gene encoding conserved oligomeric Golgi complex subunit 1 isoform X1, with the protein product MAAAAAAAGPGLPRGTEAAALFEAHTTVELREVERRLRAGIEQKREELRQMVGERYRDLIEAADTIAEMRLSAEHLLGAVRGLQRGAPGPRGAREGQGAQTMLHSQEKFYSTGAQIKLLLEIPEKIWSAMEASQYLRATHLYLLCCHLHSLLQLDSSSSRYSPILARFPILVRQVAAASHFRSTILHESKSLLKCQAVSDQAVAEALCSIMLLEDSSPRQALTDFLLARKSAVQQLLNQPHHGAGIKAQVCSLMDLLTTTLYQAHALFYTLPEGVPSDPSLPCSLLFSMLETTTGQDPGGKGIKVLKEEMKLSSWFKYLPPSIVEFQPTLRTLAHPISQDYLRDTLQKWINMCNEDIKSGLVILLGYVKSLKGLAGIRDAVWELLTSESMSQNWDTVCHRLLDKPISFWEDLLRQLFLDRLQTLTKEGFDSISSSSKQLLILALQELEVKSSTSAPSKHIQFEHNMALFLWSESPSDMPSDAAWVNVANRSQFAKSGLSMKAQALTPCVQSFCSALDTKLKAKLDDLLSYLPSDFPTPKEILGVQSRSSAFDRYADAGMVEELLRDHCITCIQYVLGCVREELQSAEDKLKGHTDALNDAKLNAVLFMARLCQSLGELCPHLKQCILGKSGSTENVMRETRSSKKLGKGKAQELNPMQAKWQEVKEQFLQQSLFAYQIWSSAVIKVLVHSFTKTLLLDAAGSILATATNWEEIEIQEETETGSSVTSKIRLPVQPSWYVQCLLFSLCQEVNRVGGHALPKRTLQLLLKTCLAEVLAGYEKLVEEKQEKKEGTFPMTQNRALQLLYDLRYLNTLLTAKSEEAKTSKSKQDSRIETVTDFLEANIDPFDLDVFTPHLNSSLNRLVQRTSVLFGLLTGAENQYTNRSNNLSSQEPHNILPLASSQIRFGLLPLSMSSSRKTKSAVKNTEHQTQVPPPLVVRAEEETFRPGSLFRQLATEEEDTAAPSLFKLGWLSSMTK